A section of the Castanea sativa cultivar Marrone di Chiusa Pesio chromosome 12, ASM4071231v1 genome encodes:
- the LOC142619171 gene encoding pentatricopeptide repeat-containing protein At1g33350, translating into MHSLENQHQSPNLNLKSMSNVDLNQHVLSILAKCNHLNHLKQLQAFLIALGHSQTQFYAFKLVRFCALSLANLPYARFIFDRLHSPNVYLYTAMITAYASHHHHSAFFLYRQMLRLRHPSPNHFIYPHVLKSCPHLSYSHATKMVHTQISKSGFLRYPVVETALLDSYSKFSSGIASARQVFDEMSYRNVVSWTAMISACTRLGDIDCAISLFENMPDRDVPAWNALIAGCAQNGFFSEAISLFRRMINLVLKEQHSHHGNRPNQVTIVCALSACGNTGMLQLGKWIHGYIYKNSIDYDTFISNALIDMYGKCGNLKEAGRVFDMTLNKSLTSWNSMINSFALHGQSESAITVFEEMMQCEGDVKPDEVTFVGLLNACTHGGLVEKGFSYFELMTRDYKIEPQIQHYGCLIDLLGRAGRFEEAMEVVREMSMEPDEVVWGSLLNGCKIHGRTDLAEFVVQKLIEIDPNNGGYGIMLANIYGELGKWDEVRKVRKILKDQNAYKTPGCSWIEVDNQVYQFYSVDKSHHRTEEIYKILESLLGFISLK; encoded by the coding sequence ATGCACTCTCTTGAGAACCAACACCAATCCCCGAACTTGAACTTGAAGTCCATGTCCAACGTCGACCTAAACCAACATGTCTtatctatacttgcaaaatgcAATCACCTCAACCATCTGAAGCAACTCCAAGCCTTTCTGATCGCTCTAGGCCATTCCCAAACCCAGTTTTATGCCTTTAAGCTCGTCCGTTTCTGCGCTCTTTCTCTCGCCAACCTTCCTTACGCTCGATTTATCTTCGACCGTCTCCACTCTCCCAATGTCTATCTCTACACTGCCATGATTACCGCCTATGCGTCTCACCATCACCACTCCGCTTTTTTCTTGTACCGCCAAATGCTTCGTCTGCGACACCCTTCCCCCAACCATTTTATCTATCCACACGTCCTCAAATCTTGTCCTCACCTTTCCTATTCTCATGCCACTAAAATGGTGCATACCCAGATTTCAAAATCCGGCTTTCTTCGATACCCGGTTGTGGAAACGGCTCTTCTTGATTCTTACTCTAAGTTTTCTTCGGGCATCGCAAGTGCCAGACaggtgtttgatgaaatgtcCTACAGAAATGTTGTCTCCTGGACTGCTATGATTTCTGCCTGCACCAGACTTGGGGACATTGATTGCGCTATATCATTGTTTGAAAATATGCCGGATAGAGATGTTCCTGCTTGGAATGCTCTTATTGCAGGGTGTGCCCAAAACGGGTTCTTCTCTGAGGCAATTTCACTTTTCAGAAGAATGATCAATCTTGTACTGAAGGAGCAGCATAGTCATCATGGTAATAGGCCGAATCAGGTTACAATTGTTTGTGCACTCTCGGCTTGTGGCAACACTGGCATGCTTCAGCTTGGTAAATGGATACATGGTTACATCTATAAAAATAGTATTGATTATGATACATTTATCTCAAACGCTCTAATAGATATGTACGGTAAATGTGGGAACTTGAAAGAAGCAGGAAGGGTCTTTGACATGACTTTGAACAAAAGCTTAACCTCATGGAATTCCATGATCAATTCTTTTGCTCTCCATGGCCAAAGCGAGAGTGCAATCACTGTGTTTGAGGAGATGATGCAATGTGAAGGTGATGTCAAACCAGACGAGGTTACATTTGTTGGCTTGTTGAATGCTTGTACTCATGGAGGACTGGTTGAAAAAGgcttttcttattttgagttGATGACTCGGGATTATAAAATTGAGCCACAAATTCAACATTATGGGTGCTTGATAGACCTTCTTGGTCGAGCAGGTCGATTTGAAGAAGCCATGGAAGTTGTGAGGGAAATGAGTATGGAACCTGATGAGGTTGTTTGGGGTTCTTTACTTAATGGCTGTAAGATTCATGGCCGTACAGATTTGGCAGAATTTGTAGTCCAGAAATTGATTGAGATTGATCCAAATAATGGTGGTTATGGTATAATGCTAGCCAATATATATGGGGAGTTGGGGAAGTGGGATGAGGTCCGGAAGGTGAGGAAGATTTTGAAGGACCAGAATGCCTATAAAACTCCAGGTTGCAGTTGGATTGAGGTTGATAACCAAGTTTATCAGTTTTATTCTGTTGATAAATCACATCACAGAACAGAGGAGATATACAAAATCTTGGAAAGTCTGCTTGGTTTTATTAGTTTGAAGTGA
- the LOC142620085 gene encoding 22.0 kDa class IV heat shock protein — translation MRAQVQQLVLPIFFVLCLVGFSNGSLLPFIDRPGSMLGDFWADPFRVLEQIPYGLEKDDIDNVMALSKVDWKETPEGHVIKMDVPGLSKDELKIEVEENRVLRVSGERKREEEKKGDHWHRVERSYGKFWRQFKLPDNADLDSIKAKLENGVLTLAFDKLSPDKIKGPKVVSIAAGEEPEPAKLKSEAKQEL, via the coding sequence ATGAGAGCTCAAGTGCAACAACTTGTCCTCCCTATATTTTTCGTACTCTGTCTTGTTGGGTTCTCCAATGGATCTTTGCTACCATTCATAGATCGTCCAGGGAGTATGTTGGGTGATTTCTGGGCAGACCCTTTCCGAGTGTTGGAACAAATTCCATATGGGCTGGAGAAAGATGACATCGACAATGTCATGGCACTTTCCAAGGTAGACTGGAAAGAGACACCAGAAGGTCACGTTATCAAGATGGATGTGCCTGGGTTGAGTAAGGATGAGCTGAAGATCGAGGTGGAGGAGAATCGCGTGCTGAGAGTGAGcggagagaggaagagagaagaggAGAAGAAAGGAGATCACTGGCACCGTGTGGAGAGATCCTATGGTAAGTTTTGGAGACAGTTCAAGTTGCCTGACAATGCGGATTTGGATTCCATCAAGGCCAAGTTGGAGAATGGGGTGCTCACTTTGGCATTTGACAAGTTGTCCCCTGACAAGATTAAGGGCCCCAAGGTTGTTAGCATCGCAGCTGGAGAAGAACCTGAACCTGCCAAGCTCAAGAGTGAGGCCAAGCAGGAGCTTTGA